One genomic window of Desulfuromonas sp. AOP6 includes the following:
- the argS gene encoding arginine--tRNA ligase yields MKERLAKHIKDALADCYAKGTLSSGLYPEFSMEVPAHTEHGDYATNAAMLLARAEKKAPRQIAEILLAALGDGGELWHKVTVAGPGFINFFLTNRCWYGVLDDIYRHGRRYGESQAGAGKKVQVEFVSANPTGPLHIGHGRGAATGDAVASLLRAAGYDVQREYYINDAGNQMNTLGRSLYLRYRQLLGEEVDFPQDCYQGDYIRHLAEEVLAAEGERYAQDPEDEAIRTFAEYGGQKILAGIDEDLQAFGVHFDNWYSEQGLYDRGQVEQGVSLLQEKGYAYEKDEAIWFRTTDFGDDKDRVMVRSNGVTTYFASDVAYHKEKFERGFDQVIDVWGADHHGYIPRMKAVVQALGRNPDDLQVLLVQLVNLLRGGQQVAMSTRSGEFVTLREVVDEVGKDACRYFFLMRRSDSQLEFDLELAKQQSTENPVYYVQYAHARVCSINRNAEAQKIQVPAIGEVDFDRLSLDEELALAKLLARYPEIVLGAARHYEPHRITFYLQELASQFHSYYNRQRILSEDAETSRARLYLVNSVRIVFANALNLIGVSAPEQM; encoded by the coding sequence ATGAAAGAACGGTTAGCGAAACACATCAAGGATGCCCTGGCCGATTGTTACGCCAAGGGGACTCTGAGCTCGGGTCTCTATCCCGAATTTTCCATGGAAGTTCCCGCCCATACAGAACATGGTGATTATGCTACCAATGCGGCCATGCTCCTGGCCAGGGCAGAGAAAAAGGCTCCACGGCAGATCGCCGAGATCCTGCTCGCGGCCCTGGGTGACGGTGGCGAATTGTGGCACAAGGTGACGGTGGCCGGGCCTGGTTTCATCAACTTCTTTTTGACCAATCGATGCTGGTACGGCGTGCTTGATGATATCTATCGCCATGGCCGTCGCTACGGGGAGAGCCAGGCCGGGGCCGGTAAAAAAGTGCAGGTGGAGTTTGTCAGTGCCAATCCGACCGGTCCTCTGCATATTGGTCATGGCCGAGGAGCGGCTACGGGTGATGCGGTCGCCTCTCTGCTTCGGGCTGCCGGTTATGATGTACAGCGTGAATACTATATAAACGACGCCGGCAACCAGATGAATACTCTAGGGCGCTCGCTCTATCTGCGCTATCGTCAGTTGCTGGGCGAAGAGGTGGATTTCCCGCAGGACTGCTATCAGGGCGACTACATCCGCCATCTGGCCGAGGAGGTGCTTGCCGCCGAGGGTGAACGCTATGCCCAGGATCCCGAGGATGAGGCCATCCGCACCTTTGCTGAGTATGGCGGCCAAAAGATTCTGGCTGGTATCGATGAGGACCTGCAGGCTTTTGGTGTGCATTTCGATAACTGGTACAGCGAGCAGGGTTTGTACGACCGTGGGCAGGTGGAGCAGGGGGTCTCACTGCTGCAGGAAAAAGGTTACGCCTACGAAAAGGACGAAGCCATCTGGTTTCGCACCACCGACTTCGGTGACGACAAAGACCGCGTCATGGTTCGTTCCAATGGCGTTACCACCTACTTTGCTTCCGATGTGGCTTATCACAAGGAGAAGTTTGAGCGGGGATTCGACCAGGTCATTGATGTCTGGGGGGCTGATCACCATGGCTACATTCCTCGGATGAAGGCCGTTGTGCAAGCCTTGGGGCGGAACCCGGACGATCTCCAGGTTCTGCTTGTTCAGTTGGTTAATCTGCTGCGCGGTGGCCAGCAGGTCGCCATGAGTACCCGATCCGGTGAATTCGTGACGCTGCGCGAGGTTGTCGATGAGGTTGGCAAGGATGCCTGCCGTTATTTCTTTTTGATGAGACGCTCGGACAGTCAGCTTGAATTCGACCTGGAGTTGGCCAAGCAGCAGAGCACCGAGAATCCTGTCTACTATGTGCAATACGCCCATGCTCGTGTTTGCAGCATTAATCGCAATGCTGAAGCACAGAAAATTCAGGTGCCTGCCATCGGCGAAGTCGACTTCGATCGACTGTCCCTGGACGAAGAGTTGGCGCTGGCCAAGTTGCTTGCCCGCTATCCCGAGATCGTTTTGGGGGCGGCCCGGCACTATGAACCTCACCGTATCACCTTTTATCTGCAGGAGCTTGCCTCGCAGTTTCACAGTTACTATAATCGGCAGCGCATTCTGAGCGAGGATGCGGAGACCAGTAGAGCACGTCTTTATCTGGTCAACAGCGTGCGCATTGTTTTTGCCAATGCCCTGAATCTGATCGGTGTTTCGGCGCCGGAGCAGATGTGA
- the tilS gene encoding tRNA lysidine(34) synthetase TilS, whose protein sequence is MLAQVERTLRDSCRVTPGSRLLVAVSGGGDSVALLALLHELAETYPLTLIAAHFDHQMRPTSAADAEFVANVCGQLGIPLTIGSENVSALASRRGAGLEEAARFARRDFLEKTATNTDCDAVALGHHQGDQAETFLHRLIRGSGLSGLASMRFRSGLYVRPLLDLAPIQLKAYLQERGLSFVDDESNADRRFTRNRIRHDLVPLLQTFNPQIVPHLNALASRFGCEEDYWQLETLRAFSACARDEDGDVCFEREALLALHVALRMRVLRHGLIRVRGRVHGIVSAHLEAVEAQLLSPVPQSDLDVGEAWSCRRYNRLFLRKKPFPAADSFEIEIDGPGTFSLPGGYELKVSLACESGVKGLLAVEFDAQKVAFPLRARSFRKGDRFQPSGMAGHKKVKDFFVDEKIPREARQRIPLVESDGKILWIAGWRRCAGFAPHEAGGTVLRLEIVEANPSTGNGR, encoded by the coding sequence ATGCTTGCACAGGTTGAAAGAACGCTGCGGGACTCCTGTCGCGTCACGCCAGGTAGCAGGCTCCTCGTGGCTGTCTCGGGTGGAGGCGATTCCGTCGCTCTGCTGGCCTTGCTCCATGAGCTTGCCGAGACATATCCCCTGACGCTCATAGCGGCCCATTTCGACCACCAGATGCGGCCCACCAGCGCAGCGGATGCAGAATTTGTAGCGAATGTCTGTGGGCAATTGGGTATTCCCCTGACGATTGGCTCTGAAAATGTCTCCGCCCTGGCTTCCCGCCGTGGGGCAGGTCTGGAGGAGGCGGCGCGGTTCGCCCGACGGGACTTTCTTGAAAAAACGGCCACCAATACGGATTGCGATGCGGTGGCTCTTGGTCACCATCAAGGCGATCAGGCCGAAACCTTTCTTCATCGGCTGATTCGTGGCAGCGGTCTGTCCGGGTTGGCCTCCATGCGCTTCCGTTCTGGTCTTTATGTTAGGCCCTTGCTCGATCTGGCGCCAATCCAGCTGAAAGCATATCTTCAGGAACGAGGCTTGTCCTTTGTTGACGATGAAAGCAATGCCGATCGGCGCTTCACTCGCAATCGCATTCGCCATGACCTCGTGCCGCTACTGCAGACCTTTAACCCTCAGATTGTTCCTCACCTTAACGCTCTGGCCTCTCGTTTCGGCTGTGAAGAGGATTACTGGCAACTGGAAACTCTCAGGGCTTTTTCGGCCTGTGCAAGGGACGAGGATGGCGACGTGTGTTTTGAGCGGGAAGCACTTCTCGCTCTGCATGTTGCTTTGAGGATGCGCGTACTGCGTCACGGCTTGATTCGGGTGCGTGGACGGGTTCACGGCATCGTTTCGGCGCACCTGGAGGCGGTCGAAGCCCAACTCCTATCTCCCGTGCCCCAATCGGACCTCGATGTTGGCGAAGCCTGGTCCTGTCGACGCTATAACCGGCTGTTCCTGCGAAAGAAACCTTTTCCGGCAGCTGATTCCTTTGAGATTGAAATCGACGGGCCGGGCACCTTTTCCCTGCCGGGTGGCTATGAGCTTAAGGTTTCTCTAGCGTGCGAATCTGGGGTGAAAGGGCTCCTTGCTGTTGAATTCGATGCACAAAAAGTAGCTTTTCCCCTTCGGGCCCGTTCCTTCCGAAAGGGGGATCGGTTCCAGCCATCGGGCATGGCTGGACATAAAAAAGTGAAGGATTTTTTTGTCGACGAAAAGATTCCCCGAGAAGCGCGTCAACGTATCCCCCTGGTGGAGTCAGATGGCAAAATTCTCTGGATTGCAGGGTGGCGTCGTTGTGCCGGCTTCGCTCCCCACGAAGCCGGCGGGACGGTCCTGCGGTTGGAAATTGTAGAGGCCAATCCGTCGACCGGAAACGGTAGATAA
- a CDS encoding SPOR domain-containing protein produces MRQIPSRSQRRIEKKQAVILLVLMLAVSLVSFVLGFMVGRATAPTDSLEVLEAPLRMPVDKKGEVGDEGDEGGGKPVDVADSLTFYDTLPMAGQTPLGSGINRPPSVKTSSPSQESPVTVRTPEKVTAAPQKTLPVAAPRTHPAGTHVVQVASFRSVEEADRLKDRLETNGYAVFLERGDLGSKGIWHRVLVGPFAGDADAQQVVERLKKEEGLSALVRRR; encoded by the coding sequence ATGCGTCAGATCCCTTCACGATCCCAACGGCGGATTGAAAAAAAACAGGCTGTTATCCTGCTTGTGCTCATGCTTGCCGTTTCGTTGGTCAGTTTCGTTCTCGGGTTCATGGTGGGTCGTGCCACGGCGCCCACCGATTCTCTCGAAGTGCTGGAAGCGCCCCTGCGTATGCCTGTGGATAAGAAGGGTGAAGTCGGCGATGAAGGCGATGAGGGAGGAGGTAAGCCAGTTGACGTGGCCGACAGTCTGACCTTCTATGATACGCTGCCGATGGCCGGTCAAACACCGCTGGGCAGTGGGATCAACCGTCCCCCCAGCGTCAAAACCAGTTCTCCTTCACAGGAGTCCCCTGTCACGGTCCGGACGCCGGAGAAAGTCACCGCCGCACCCCAGAAAACACTGCCGGTAGCGGCGCCCAGAACGCATCCGGCCGGGACGCATGTGGTGCAGGTTGCCTCTTTCCGCTCTGTGGAAGAGGCGGACCGCCTCAAGGATCGTCTGGAGACCAATGGATACGCCGTTTTTCTGGAAAGAGGCGACCTTGGCAGCAAGGGGATCTGGCATCGCGTACTGGTTGGACCCTTCGCTGGCGATGCGGATGCACAGCAGGTCGTTGAGCGTCTGAAAAAGGAGGAAGGTCTGTCAGCGCTGGTGCGAAGACGTTGA